A single window of Leishmania panamensis strain MHOM/PA/94/PSC-1 chromosome 35 sequence DNA harbors:
- a CDS encoding histone H4 (TriTrypDB/GeneDB-style sysID: LpmP.35.0010) encodes MAKGKRSADAKGSQKRQKKVLRDNIRGITRGCIRRMARRGGVKRISGDLYEEVRRVLKAYVEDIVRCSTAYTEYARKKTVTAADVVNALRKRGHILYGYA; translated from the coding sequence ATGGCCAAGGGTAAGCGCTCCGCTGACGCCAAGGGCAGCCAGAAGCGCcagaagaaggtgctgcgcgacaacATTCGCGGCATCACGCGCGGCTGCATCCGCCGCATGgcgcgccgcggtggcgtgaAGCGCATCTCGGGCGACCTctacgaggaggtgcgccgcgtgctgAAGGCCTACGTGGAGGACattgtgcgctgcagcacagcctaCACCGAGTACGCGCGCAAGAAGACAGTCACGGCGGCCGATGTCGTGAATGCGCTTCGCAAGCGCGGCCACATCCTGTACGGCTACGCGTAA
- a CDS encoding hypothetical protein (TriTrypDB/GeneDB-style sysID: LpmP.35.0020) — protein MGCNNSKLKTPGVATGSKGADEFYVLATTKGHPVAQKLLEEWVLFVDAQVRRNAGDSSAAQAYETRLKEVWADTGSCPVTHRSVDYVGKTFLEYIKQDLSHRGWGGNFDYKVAGVVTQGFLKTTANIDTAISETPEEVQWEIKIHYDSSGVS, from the coding sequence ATGGGCTGCAATAATAGCAAACTCAAGACTCCTGGTGTTGCCACGGGAAGTAAAGGGGCGGATGAGTTTTACGTACTAGCAACCACCAAAGGGCACCCTGTCGCGCAGAAGTTGTTGGAGGAGTGGGTCCTGTTTGTAGATGCTCAGGTGCGGCGCAATGCAGGGGACTCTTCTGCCGCACAGGCTTACGAGACACGTCTCAAAGAGGTCTGGGCTGATACCGGAAGTTGCCCAGTGACACACCGCTCCGTCGACTATGTTGGGAAGACGTTTCTCGAATACATTAAGCAAGATTTGTCTCAtcgagggtggggtggaaaCTTCGACTACAAGGTAGCCGGGGTAGTGACGCAGGGATTCTTGAAGACGACCGCCAATATTGACACGGCAATCAGCGAAACCCCTGAAGAGGTCCAATGGGAAATCAAGATCCACTACGATAGTTCTGGGGTGTCCTAG
- a CDS encoding N-acetylglucosamine-6-phosphate deacetylase-like protein (TriTrypDB/GeneDB-style sysID: LpmP.35.0030) — MSKVTVIKGNIVTPSKVLYGGFVIVVKDVIVSVCGSEAVASKEIEELEKTHPDLGAVTWQEAAFVLPGFVDIHNHGLGGTSDVIGHWSNPEYSLQELARCGTLTTLASIIFSDSHKETVTDCIASVEKRVGYYTEGNCILGGIHAEGPVILDRGGLPECKSEMSLDDFKRLVDSMPSLRVMTISPHIEARCNYEKMRYLLEKKVRVALGHDRAASKSEIMGALKLAPSEEEKMHVTHLCNVSTFHHRDSSLVNAAMCPRFPNAPLYEGARPPTLEIIGDLIHVDSVTLQSVLMSRSVNDVAIITDCISAHIPGKHVVYNGRDGVVQAGGGCYLCDSFGRASNTLAGGTSMLADLFYNLITLFGMDVVKACLHTATVPARIAQLHDVGAIAVGKKANLLLFDTELNTIEKRMIYGHWTSHKPYAILRPSVAHL; from the coding sequence ATGAGCAAGGTTACAGTTATCAAGGGTAACATCGTGACACCCTCAAAGGTGCTCTACGGCGGCTTCGTCATTGTCGTGAAGGATGTAATTGTGTCCGTATGTGGCAGTGAGGCGGTCGCCAGCAAGGAAATCGAGGAACTGGAGAAGACGCATCCAGATCTCGGTGCGGTCACTTGGCAGGAGGCCGCGTTTGTGCTTCCTGGGTTCGTGGATATTCACAACCACGGACTGGGTGGGACGAGCGACGTGATCGGGCACTGGTCCAACCCAGAGTACTCTCTACAGGAGCTGGCTCGGTGCGGTACGCTAACAACTTTGGCGTCCATCATCTTCTCCGACAGCCACAAAGAGACAGTGACGGACTGCATTGCTTCCGTTGAGAAGCGCGTGGGGTACTATACGGAGGGCAACTGCATCCTAGGTGGCATTCATGCCGAAGGTCCTGTCATTCTTGACCGCGGTGGTTTGCCGGAGTGCAAGAGCGAAATGAGCCTCGACGACTTCAAGCGGCTCGTAGACTCTATGCCGTCCTTGCGTGTTATGACCATATCACCACACATCGAAGCACGGTGCAACTACGAAAAGATGCGCTATTTACTTgagaagaaggtgcgcgTCGCGCTCGGCCACGACCGAGCTGCCTCCAAGTCTGAGATCATGGGTGCCCTCAAGCTAGCACCAtccgaggaggagaagatgcATGTTACGCACCTATGCAATGTTTCCACCTTCCACCATCGCGACAGCTCACTGGTGAACGCGGCAATGTGTCCGCGGTTTCCAAACGCGCCGCTCTACGAAGGGGCTCGGCCGCCGACGCTGGAGATCATTGGTGATCTCATTCATGTGGATAGCGTCACGCTGCAGTCAGTCTTGATGTCACGCAGCGTGAACGATGTTGCAATCATCACCGACTGCATCTCGGCCCACATTCCTGGCAAGCATGTAGTGTACAACGGGCGTGACGGCGTTGTGCAGGCAGGTGGTGGATGCTATTTGTGTGACTCGTTTGGTCGCGCCTCAAACACCCTGGCCGGTGGGACGAGCATGCTAGCCGACCTGTTCTATAATCTGATCACGCTCTTTGGCATGGATGTTGTCAAGGCTTGCCTGCACACCGCAACAGTGCCAGCCCGCATCGCACAGCTTCACGACGTAGGCGCAATTGCTGTGGGAAAGAAGGCCAATTTGCTTCTCTTTGACACGGAGCTCAACACAATCGAGAAGCGCATGATTTACGGACACTGGACCTCGCACAAGCCGTACGCGATCCTCCGACCCTCTGTTGCCCACCTCTGA
- the PUF1 gene encoding PUF1, putative (TriTrypDB/GeneDB-style sysID: LpmP.35.0040), translating to MSSEEKLTALYARRQEILKDLSEVDTSIKCLESEIQTKATEAAKRTIDENKSGNVDLDRVNEVIASCVRDAVGLRDALKVVEACRYVQEFGKEDDAARQKIPFRNVFVQECIRHALDLSNDANGSELMQHLMPLLRSGTTSATMGDVFYDPTTNNHHLSEVLLLISELSGDIVTVACNTNGARVSQRIIDALCTCEEFDVYTRLLEPSIVDVAKDINGNHSLSKLITSSRFCQLGDSDASVSGAVVIYERIFQQIADNCIDICKNRQGCCIIQKCLQHAPKPYHTTIINTVLNNSLKLVQDPFGNYVVQFILDKQQDINGSQEDGDDDTLPTAPNYTNQIIRQMLHHVAELSCNKFSSNVIEKCLKTSSPDVRQLLVDELTAPHVLPKLLTDSFANYVIQTAISTASDDGQLTQLRNAIIPLQSLLKNSPYGVKIESKLSRRHREAARRMLKKKEGAPSVTQLPAQPEAILPPYMPPQGLSAIPMMARDASMGQQVPFTNLNADMNSFLQPQQVIGMPFLLQAQQMISIPNASPQSFTVSMLGGSSIPEYR from the coding sequence ATGTCGTCAGAGGAGAAGTTGACAGCTCTGTACGCACGCCGTCAAGAGATTCTGAAGGACCTCTCTGAGGTGGACACAAGTATTAAGTGCCTGGAGAGCGAGATCCAAACCAAGGCTACAGAGGCAGCGAAGCGTACCATTGACGAGAATAAGTCAGGTAATGTGGATCTGGATCGAGTAAACGAGGTGATCGCCAGCTGTGTGCGGGATGCCGTGGGCCTGCGAGATGCACTCAAGGTGGTTGAAGCGTGTCGCTACGTACAGGAATTCGGCAAAGAGGACGACGCTGCGCGGCAGAAGATCCCGTTCAGAAACGTGTTCGTGCAGGAGTGCATTCGACATGCGCTCGACCTGTCCAACGACGCGAACGGAAGTGAGCTGATGCAGCATCtcatgccgctgctgcgctcaGGTACCACGTCTGCCACAATGGGCGACGTTTTCTACGACCCTACGACGAACAATCATCACCTatcggaggtgctgctgctgattaGCGAGCTCTCCGGTGACATTGTCACGGTGGCGTGCAACACAAATGGCGCGCGTGTCTCGCAGCGCATTATCGATGCGTTGTGTACGTGTGAAGAGTTCGATGTGTACACCAGGCTCTTGGAGCCATCGATTGTCGACGTCGCAAAGGACATTAACGGCAACCACTCCCTTTCAAAGCTGATCACGTCTTCGCGGTTTTGCCAGCTGGGGGACTCTGACGCGAGTGTCTCCGGCGCGGTAGTGATCTACGAGCGCATTTTTCAGCAGATAGCTGATAACTGCATTGACATTTGCAAAAACCGTCAGGGGTGCTGCATCATTCAGAAGTGCCTGCAACACGCCCCCAAGCCGTATCACACTACAATCATCAACACAGTGCTCAACAACTCACTGAAGCTCGTGCAGGATCCTTTTGGTAACTACGTCGTTCAGTTCATTCTCGACAAACAGCAAGACATCAACGGTTCACAGGAGGACGGTGATGACGACACCTTGCCGACGGCGCCGAACTACACCAATCAGATTATTAGACAGATGCTTCATCACGTGGCGGAGCTCTCGTGCAACAAGTTTAGCAGCAACGTCATAGAGAAATGCTTGAAGACGTCGTCGCCGGACGTACGACAACTCTTGGTCGATGAGCTGACGGCTCCGCACGTCTTGCCGAAGCTGCTGACCGATAGCTTTGCGAATTACGTCATTCAGACCGCCATTTCAACTGCCTCCGACGACGGACAGCTTACGCAATTGCGCAATGCGATTATACCTCTGCAGAGTCTGCTGAAGAACTCGCCGTACGGCGTGAAGATTGAGTCGAAGCTGTCGCGACGCCACCGCGAGGCAGCACGGCGTAtgctgaagaagaaagagggtgCCCCAAGCGTCACTCAGCTCCCCGCGCAGCCGGAGGCGATTCTTCCGCCGTACATGCCCCCGCAAGGACTGTCGGCCATCCCTATGATGGCGCGCGACGCTTCCATGGGTCAGCAGGTGCCCTTCACCAACCTGAATGCGGACATGAACTCGTTTttgcagccacagcaggtGATAGGCATGCCTTttctgctgcaggcgcagcagatGATCAGCATTCCCAACGCGTCACCGCAGTCCTTCACTGTGAGCATGCttggtggcagcagcatccccGAGTACCGCTAA
- a CDS encoding hypothetical protein (TriTrypDB/GeneDB-style sysID: LpmP.35.0060) — protein sequence MDPVKRRLVYVADESEVLLKELSGTPPTRQSRMTRLLVPLSPPTPSQKSTHSVSPLPRPIDTIAKVAPLAMADTALLVSYDGFLLTDGNGRFTTPRDAAQAEKIRDALKSCRAFLKEFLDAAQAERASTESYSSAASSSTYMEEEDSDLEDSSSDESPPPRPRAATAVKARPPHAQPVTPSQMTVAELKAFLRDRGLLTTGNKESLVKRVQKAQRARNSVRGAATVPACGAASRRSLQGSHSGTNTLSSDVLLSPPPVGQRPPQLPSPNSYTNDEKNSGLWDVLVHAGSRLFRGGARTSWGFHSRQPEDADDAPLSKRCRLGTE from the coding sequence ATGGACCCAGTAAAGAGGCGACTTGTATACGTAGCGGATGAAAGCGAAGTACTTTTGAAAGAGCTCTCTGGGACTCCACCGACGCGACAGTCGCGCATGACGCGGCTTCTCGTGCCGCTCTCGCCACCAACGCCTTCACAGAAATCCACCCACTCGGTGTCCCCGCTTCCGCGCCCAATCGACACAATCGCGAAAGTAGCGCCGCTCGCGATGGCTGACACAGCGTTGCTCGTCTCGTACGACGGATTTCTGCTCACTGACGGCAATGGACGTTTCACCACGCCCCGCGACGCGGCACAAGCCGAAAAAATTCGCGACGCTCTCAAGTCATGTCGTGCGTTCCTCAAAGAGTTCTTGGATGCGGCGCAAGCCGAGAGAGCGTCGACAGAGTCCTacagctccgctgcctctAGCTCCACGTACATGGAAGAAGAAGACTCCGACTTAGAAGATAGTAGCAGCGACGAGTCGCCCCCGCCACGCCCGCGCGCCGCGACGGCCGTGAAAGCACGGCCTCCACATGCTCAGCCGGTCACTCCATCACAGATGACAGTGGCAGAGCTGAAGGCGTTCCTGCGTGATCGTGGACTTTTGACTACCGGTAACAAGGAGAGCCTCGTAAAGCGCGTGCagaaggcgcagcgcgcgcgtaATTCGGTGCGCGGTGCAGCGACCGTCCCTGCATGTGGTGCTGCAAGCAGAAGAAGCTTGCAAGGCTCCCACTCCGGTACCAATACGCTGAGCTCTGACGTATTACTGTCGCCTCCACCAGTGGGCCAgaggccgccgcagctgccctCGCCAAACTCCTACACGAATGACGAGAAGAATAGTGGCCTTTGGGATGTGCTGGTGCACGCTGGCTCACGTCTTTTTCGGGGAGGGGCGCGTACGTCTTGGGGATTTCATTCACGTCAACCGGAGGACGCTGACGACGCGCCGCTTTCGAAGCGTTGCCGACTGGGCACAGAGTAG
- a CDS encoding stress-inducible protein STI1-like protein (TriTrypDB/GeneDB-style sysID: LpmP.35.0070), whose protein sequence is MEDYKTKGNDAFKAKKYREAIEWYTKAIEHNPDSEASGALYSNRAGSWQNLNNFEMAIADAEQCIRVRPDWLKGYFRKGVAMESMGNCDEAQKAFQKALQLNPGNEEVMDKLQSINGKLRERNEKAKSKMCKTPDEAKVLGNSLFKDGKYDQAVEFYTRAIELQKEPVKEKAVYYANRAACHQQTHMYSLMVDDCNAAIAIDSANVKAYLRRGIAHEGMEKWKLALEDYMKAQSLAPGVAGASQGVLRCQRALRG, encoded by the coding sequence ATGGAGGACTATAAAACCAAGGGCAATGACGCCTTCAAGGCGAAGAAGTACCGGGAGGCGATTGAGTGGTATACTAAGGCTATCGAGCATAATCCCGACAGCGAAGCTTCTGGCGCTCTGTATTCAAATCGTGCAGGCAGCTGGCAGAACCTGAACAACTTTGAGATGGCAATTGCGGATGCAGAGCAGTGCATTCGGGTACGCCCCGATTGGCTTAAGGGCTACTTTCGCAAGGGTGTCGCCATGGAGAGCATGGGCAATTGTGATGAGGCGCAGAAGGCCTTCCAGAAGGCTCTCCAGCTGAACCCCGGCAACGAGGAGGTTATGGACAAACTGCAAAGCATAAATGGCAAGCTTCGCGAGCGCAACGAAAAGGCAAAGTCGAAGATGTGCAAGACCCCTGACGAGGCCAAGGTTCTTGGCAATTCCCTCTTCAAGGACGGCAAGTATGACCAGGCTGTGGAGTTCTACACCCGGGCGATTGAACTACAGAAGGAGCCTGTCAAGGAGAAGGCCGTGTACTACGCTAACCGTGCTGCTTGCCATCAGCAGACACACATGTACTCTCTTATGGTGGATGATTGCAATGCCGCGATTGCTATTGACTCAGCAAACGTGAAGGCATACCTACGCCGCGGCATTGCCCACGAAGGCATGGAGAAGTGGAagctggcgctggaggacTACATGAAGGCACAGTCCCTTGCTCCCGGCGTGGCTGGTGCGTCTCAGGGCGTTCTGCGGTGCCAACGTGCTTTGCGCGGCTGA
- a CDS encoding leucine carboxyl methyltransferase, putative (TriTrypDB/GeneDB-style sysID: LpmP.35.0080) — protein MALIQTAHDACSRKVHCVRKGYLNDPFVSFFEKDHTIVNSPLMNRGTWLRTTAFENCVRGFATTAGEPIQVINFGAGMDTLFFRLKHSDPQIPVHKFVELDFAELVAEKEGIIKRHTELHSLVGSQYELVSCDLHDAKGVAEMLKEHLRGGTPTIMIAEMVFVYIEGSVTTNLLRTIMSDVIEENTKAMLVIYDAIQPFDRFGKVMVENLQHFGADFRGICDFPTPEAHAQRCTELGFKTVKSVTMKNLYLSVPRQIQIRLNKLEMIDDWEEWNLMHEHYCFVVASTDSAPLPKLF, from the coding sequence ATGGCGTTGATTCAGACCGCCCATGACGCGTGCTCTCGCAAGGTGCACTGCGTCCGCAAAGGCTACCTCAATGATCCATTTGTATCCTTCTTCGAAAAGGATCACACAATCGTGAATAGCCCATTGATGAACCGTGGAACGTGGCTCCGTACCACGGCGTTCGAAAACTGCGTGCGGGGCTTCGCGACCACTGCAGGAGAACCGATTCAAGTGATTAACTTTGGCGCAGGAATGGACACACTCTTCTTTCGCCTAAAACATAGCGATCCGCAGATTCCTGTGCACAAATTTGTGGAACTCGACTTTGCTGAGCTGGTCGCCGAAAAGGAAGGCATCATCAAACGTCACACTGAGCTGCACTCGCTGGTGGGTTCACAGTACGAACTGGTTTCCTGCGACTTGCACGACGCTAAGGGTGTTGCGGAGATGCTGAAGGAGCACCTGCGGGGCGGCACTCCTACTATCATGATTGCGGAGATGGTGTTCGTGTACATTGAGGGTTCCGTCACCACGAATCTATTGCGAACCATCATGAGCGATGTCATCGAGGAAAACACAAAGGCTATGCTTGTCATCTATGATGCGATTCAGCCCTTCGATCGGTTTGGCAAGGTGATGGTGGAAAATCTGCAGCACTTCGGCGCCGATTTCAGAGGAATCTGTGACTTCCCCACGCCTGAGGCacatgcgcagcggtgcacaGAGCTTGGCTTCAAGACGGTCAAGTCCGTCACAATGAAGAACCTCTATCTTAGCGTTCCCCGCCAAATTCAAATTCGTCTCAACAAGCTGGAAATGATTGATGACTGGGAAGAGTGGAACTTGATGCATGAGCACTACTGCTTCGTCGTCGCCTCCACCGACAGCGCGCCGCTACCAAAGCTCTTTTGA
- a CDS encoding hypothetical protein (TriTrypDB/GeneDB-style sysID: LpmP.35.0090), with translation MRVAMASHIEQAAACLRCGNHNGAAAALRELEVGEGGRSLQTAVECLMNKDGVSDDVYVRFVAFKVLAYALTRCRGGRWQQSDTTVAFLLGYAYQMAEQVETYTWTPVVSELATATAVALKLGCVGDNLDVCAERVTTACSGLVELVQTCTPSSKAYLHRIICQSIVEEFGLFSGASRYRGLPVRVHRRCRELFAAEDRLPTLIQALVRGLLVSVGESSMSVDKGLTALVSCFAWPSHQFFEEDSSTEESCSVFYVAHEEWDRLLVSDMALPNGACVTMHSVLREWYACGAVNGVPVDQKKVIEVIQLLCSFKGSEWMEGQTLRFLVSSLSLCLDVFEHLSQGATDGDFHLFPLLANAILRLVSNYVEFFFHPQTHALISRLASLTSFLIRRDTSSSTNTDVMSCVDEMLSVWFHLTSYIDRSSFSANASETIAQVHLISKGCQFIFSTYLDTKVSTDAVELEVDCFADTFTASHLHLIAQVGRVCATNTCELLIQSLRSLRATLASILGAGDTVSPTLLEAIWTLLKIIGFFIADPLEGEQPYIPRCFLVMASEGSPLLLHLVKEVDPLLPLLQNPAVASPAVHTAFLDIFTHYITTYVEAEESCALYIDAFSGGADMVAQSLLAVVGVLRAAPFEEEATSAVCRLLDCVADKSSRVRSFCLNQEAFQGLTRTVQDIHRFRFYGHTRGRLIAFVLACCSDADSVQAHLRKFTLSPSFEADVNLVLELLSSLAGLFESLHNQQVIRCVFPTLLATGQQLIAVSASKFCELEIVIEFVQCVRNMFVTCSPLLEDNDIRALLDLVVAELRYSVTVLQTTSVWRSADGEADKAEFIISAARLLCSLAQWKALDCFLSEEDIRAVSTAVVETAGALLRATDERLLSLPSLEDCIFTCIELCAESFTSDFVFANCSDVFLSAMLYALNSERVNIQRVGISVTANVAAFLEASTPLVSNTSVCCDLLKVVLRALTSGKVFCNNLRQIARVLLILVRGMSYDSLVAALEAVEREVSNCDSFLAIIFPALQLVVEHVNTSESAFEELLQDALSSVHGTTIMGA, from the coding sequence ATGCGCGTCGCGATGGCCAGTCACATTGAGCAGGCTGCCGCTTGCTTGCGTTGCGGCAACCACAAcggagccgctgcggcgctgcgggagcTGGAGGTGGGTGAAGGAGGGCGGTCCCTACAAACTGCAGTGGAGTGCCTCATGAACAAGGATGGCGTAAGCGATGACGTGTATGTTCGCTTTGTCGCATTCAAAGTGCTGGCGTATGCGCTAAcacgctgccgcggtggccgGTGGCAACAAAGCGACACGACGGTCGCCTTTCTGCTTGGGTACGCCTATCAGATGGCCGAGCAGGTGGAGACGTACACGTGGACGCCTGTAGTGTCGGAACtcgccacagccacagctgTGGCCCTCAAGCTGGGTTGTGTCGGTGATAACCTCGACGTTTGCGCGGAGAGGGTGACGACAGCGTGCTCGGGACTCGTTGAATTGGTGCAGACCTGCACACCATCCTCCAAGGCATACCTTCATCGTATTATATGCCAATCCATCGTGGAAGAGTTTGGTCTTTTTAGCGGCGCCTCCCGCTATCGCGGACTCccagtgcgtgtgcaccgGCGTTGCCGCGAGTTGTTTGCCGCAGAGGACCGCTTGCCCACTCTAATCCAGGCCCTCGTTCGTGGTCTCCTCGTGTCGGTAGGCGAGTCTTCTATGTCTGTGGACAAGGGGCTGACAGCACTGGTGTCGTGCTTTGCGTGGCCGTCGCATCAGTTTTTCGAAGAGGACTCGTCGACAGAGGAGTCGTGCAGCGTGTTCTATGTCGCCCACGAGGAGTGGGATCGGCTGCTTGTCAGCGACATGGCTCTCCCGAACGGCGCTTGTGTTACTATGCATAGCGTGTTGCGCGAGTGGTACGCCTGTGGTGCTGTTAACGGTGTGCCTGTCGACCAGAAGAAGGTCATCGAGGTCATTCAGCTCTTATGCTCGTTCAAGGGCAGCGAATGGATGGAGGGGCAGACGCTGCGCTTCCTCGTGTCTTCCCTGTCGCTCTGTCTGGATGTGTTCGAGCACCTGTCCCAAGGGGCCACTGACGGAGATTTTCACCTTTTCCCGCTTTTGGCCAACGCGATCCTGCGGCTGGTGTCAAACTACGTGGAGTTTTTCTTTCACCCgcagacgcacgcactcaTTTCGCGACTGGCGTCCTTGACGAGCTTTCTTATTCGGCGCGACACTTCGAGCAGTACAAACACTGACGTGATGTCGTGTGTGGATGAGATGTTGAGTGTCTGGTTTCACTTGACGTCGTACATtgaccgcagcagcttctccgcAAACGCATCAGAGACGATCGCGCAAGTCCACCTTATCAGCAAAGGCTGTCAATTCATCTTCTCCACGTATCTCGACACTAAGGTGAGCACCGACGCCGtggagctggaggtggaCTGCTTCGCTGATACGTTCACAGCTTCACACCTGCACCTCATCGCGCAGGTCGGTCGTGTTTGCGCTACCAACACATGCGAGTTGCTCATCCAATCCTTGCGGTCGTTGCGAGCCACCTTAGCGAGTATCCTCGGTGCTGGCGACACTGTTTCtccgacgctgctggaggctATTTGGACACTGCTGAAGATCATCGGTTTCTTCATCGCTGATCCCCTCGAGGGTGAGCAGCCCTACATTCCCCGCTGCTTTCTTGTGATGGCCTCAGAAGGCAGTCCGTTGCTGCTTCACCTCGTCAAGGAGGTGGACCCACTTCTTCCGTTGCTGCAGAACCCTGCAGTGGCGAGCCCTGCAGTGCATACGGCCTTTCTCGACATCTTCACGCACTACATCACAACGTATGTGGAGGCCGAGGAAAGCTGCGCGCTCTACATCGACGCCttcagcggtggtgcagatATGGTTGCGCAGTCGCTCCTTGCTGTAGTGGGTGTGCTACGCGCTGCCCCCTTCGAGGAAGAGGCAACTTCTGCCGTTTGTCGTCTACTCGACTGCGTGGCCGACAAGAGCAGCCGGGTGCGTAGCTTCTGCCTCAATCAGGAGGCGTTTCAGGGATTGACGCGGACTGTGCAAGACATTCATCGATTTCGCTTTTACGGTCACACAAGGGGGCGCCTCATCGCGTTTGTCCTCGCGTGCTGTTCAGACGCGGACAGCGTGCAGGCCCATCTTCGCAAATTCACCCTCTCGCCATCTTTTGAAGCTGATGTGAACCTTGTGCTCGAGCTACTCAGCTCCTTGGCAGGGCTTTTTGAGTCACTGCACAACCAACAGGTAATTCGGTGTGTCTTTCCGACCTTGCTTGCGACAGGACAGCAGCTAATTGCCGTCTCTGCCTCGAAGTTCTGCGAGCTCGAGATTGTGATTGAGTTTGTGCAGTGTGTGCGCAACATGTTCGTCACGTGCTCACCTCTTCTAGAGGACAATGACATTCGTGCGCTACTGGACCTTGTCGTCGCGGAGCTGCGCTACTCTGTGACGGTCCTGCAGACGACCAGTGTGTGGAGGTCTGCCGACGGCGAGGCTGACAAAGCCGAGTTTATCATCTCCGCCGCGAGACTTTTGTGCTCTCTCGCGCAGTGGAAGGCATTGGACTGCTTTCTTTCCGAGGAGGACATACGTGCAGTTTCGACTGCCGTTGTAGAAACTGCTGGTGCGTTGTTGCGCGCTACGGACGAGCGGTTGCTGAGTTTGCCAAGTCTCGAGGATTGTATTTTCACCTGCATCGAGCTGTGCGCCGAGTCCTTCACCTCGGACTTTGTGTTTGCGAACTGCTCAgatgtgtttctctctgccatGCTCTACGCTCTCAACAGTGAGCGGGTTAACATCCAACGCGTCGGCATCTCTGTCACAGCAAACGTCGCAGCCTTTTTGGAGGCTTCCACCCCACTGGTGAGCAACACCAGTGTGTGCTGCGACTTGTTGAAAGTTGTGCTGCGTGCCCTGACGTCCGGCAAAGTTTTCTGCAACAATCTGCGGCAGATAGCTCGTGTACTTCTCATTTTGGTGCGAGGTATGTCGTACGATAGTCTGGTTGCGGCGCTAGAGGccgtggagagggaggtcTCCAACTGCGACTCGTTTCTGGCCATCATCTTCCCAGCGCTGCAGTTGGTAGTGGAACATGTCAACACAAGCGAATCTGCCTTTGAGGAGCTCTTGCAAGATGCTCTATCATCCGTTCACGGCACTACCATCATGGGCGCCTAG